In Acidovorax sp. GBBC 1281, a single window of DNA contains:
- a CDS encoding HD-GYP domain-containing protein has translation MLKRISVQHLALGMYLHQFCGSWMDHPFWRTGFVLQDPEDLARIHGTTIAEVWIDVSKGLDVASDVATTSPEEAEARLDTDFSQLQEMPDLKIPPAPPPAASQRVRSLAPTSMAEELGHAASICHHARQAVSSMFHEARMGRAVDSSDARSLVQEISDSITRHPSALISLARLKTADDYTYMHSVAVCALMVALGRQIGLDAARIRTSGLAGLMHDIGKAAIPLVVLNKPGKLTDEEFDIVRSHSEHGYRMLLECGGGVEDEVLDACLHHHEKMDGSGYPHRLPAEQISLTARMASICDVYDAVTSDRPYKRGWDPAESLRRMAEWTNGHFDPRLFQAFVKSIGIYPVGSLVRLTSGRIGVVMEQAASLVSPRVKVFFSTKSDLRIPPEIVDLAQPGCPEKIVAREDPEKWRFPDLNELWTGMPSVPR, from the coding sequence ATGCTCAAGCGAATCAGCGTCCAACATCTTGCCCTGGGCATGTACCTGCACCAGTTCTGTGGCTCCTGGATGGACCACCCGTTCTGGCGCACCGGCTTCGTGCTCCAGGACCCCGAGGACCTGGCACGCATCCACGGCACCACCATCGCCGAGGTCTGGATCGACGTTTCCAAGGGGCTGGACGTGGCCTCCGATGTGGCCACCACCTCGCCCGAAGAGGCCGAAGCCCGCCTCGATACCGACTTCAGCCAGCTGCAGGAGATGCCGGACCTGAAGATCCCGCCCGCCCCGCCGCCCGCCGCGTCCCAGCGCGTGCGCTCGCTGGCACCGACCAGCATGGCCGAGGAGCTGGGCCACGCGGCGTCGATCTGCCACCACGCCCGCCAGGCCGTGTCCTCGATGTTCCACGAGGCCCGCATGGGCCGCGCGGTGGATTCCAGCGATGCGCGCAGCTTGGTACAGGAAATCTCCGATTCGATCACCCGCCACCCGTCAGCCCTCATCAGCCTGGCGCGGCTGAAGACGGCGGACGACTACACCTACATGCATTCGGTGGCGGTGTGCGCGCTGATGGTGGCCCTGGGGCGCCAGATCGGCCTGGACGCCGCGCGCATCCGCACCTCGGGCCTGGCCGGGCTGATGCACGACATCGGCAAGGCGGCGATCCCGCTGGTGGTGCTGAACAAGCCCGGCAAGCTCACCGACGAGGAATTCGACATCGTGCGCAGCCATTCCGAGCACGGCTACCGCATGCTGCTGGAGTGCGGCGGCGGCGTGGAGGACGAGGTGCTGGACGCCTGCCTGCACCACCACGAGAAGATGGACGGCTCGGGCTACCCGCACCGCCTGCCGGCCGAGCAGATCAGCCTGACCGCGCGCATGGCATCGATCTGCGACGTGTACGACGCCGTCACCTCCGACCGGCCCTACAAGCGCGGCTGGGACCCGGCCGAATCGCTGCGGCGCATGGCCGAGTGGACCAACGGGCACTTCGACCCCCGCCTGTTCCAGGCCTTCGTGAAGAGCATCGGCATCTACCCCGTGGGCTCGCTCGTGCGGCTGACCTCGGGGCGCATCGGCGTGGTGATGGAGCAGGCCGCCTCGCTGGTGTCGCCGCGCGTGAAGGTGTTCTTCTCCACCAAGTCCGACCTGCGCATTCCGCCCGAGATCGTCGACCTGGCCCAGCCCGGCTGCCCGGAGAAGATCGTGGCCCGCGAAGACCCCGAGAAATGGCGCTTTCCGGACCTGAACGAGCTGTGGACCGGCATGCCGTCGGTGCCGCGGTGA
- the queA gene encoding tRNA preQ1(34) S-adenosylmethionine ribosyltransferase-isomerase QueA, giving the protein MPASPRTFTLSDFDFTLPPQLIAQHPAPERSASRLLDGRSTEPADRVFRDLPGLLRAGDLLVFNDTRVVKARVFGEKASGGKLELLIERVLTGNEVVAHMKVSKKPLPGAVVHLAGGLAGGGFDATLLSRWPEDDGPLFRFALQGPAGETPYDLMERHGHLPLPPYIERHQEGGDDPDAAEDAQRYQTVFARAPGAVAAPTAALHFDAGVLADLEARGVERASVTLHVGAGTFQPVKTENLAEHQMHGEWYEVPLATLAALERCRQRGGRVVAVGTTTVRTLESWALSGQATGDTRIFITPGFGFRVVDVLVTNFHLPKSTLMMLVSAFAGYEHVMGLYRHAIAQGYRFFSYGDAMLLQRPQPAH; this is encoded by the coding sequence ATGCCTGCCAGCCCCCGCACCTTCACGCTCAGCGATTTCGACTTCACGCTGCCCCCGCAGCTCATTGCCCAACACCCCGCCCCCGAACGCAGTGCCTCGCGCCTGCTCGACGGCCGCAGCACCGAGCCGGCCGACCGGGTCTTTCGCGACCTGCCCGGGCTGCTGCGCGCGGGCGACCTGCTGGTGTTCAACGACACGCGCGTGGTCAAGGCCCGCGTGTTCGGCGAGAAGGCCAGCGGCGGCAAGCTGGAACTGCTGATCGAGCGCGTGCTGACCGGCAACGAGGTGGTGGCGCACATGAAGGTGAGCAAGAAGCCCCTGCCCGGCGCCGTGGTGCACCTGGCGGGCGGGTTGGCCGGTGGCGGCTTCGACGCCACGCTGCTGTCGCGCTGGCCCGAGGACGACGGCCCGCTGTTTCGCTTCGCGCTGCAGGGCCCCGCGGGTGAGACGCCCTACGACCTGATGGAGCGGCACGGCCATCTGCCGCTGCCGCCCTACATCGAGCGGCACCAGGAGGGCGGCGACGACCCCGATGCCGCCGAGGACGCACAGCGCTACCAGACCGTCTTCGCCCGGGCCCCCGGTGCGGTGGCAGCCCCCACGGCGGCGCTGCACTTCGATGCGGGTGTGCTGGCCGACCTGGAGGCCCGCGGCGTGGAGCGCGCCAGCGTCACACTGCACGTGGGCGCCGGCACGTTCCAGCCCGTCAAGACCGAGAACCTGGCCGAGCACCAGATGCACGGCGAGTGGTACGAGGTGCCCCTGGCCACGCTGGCCGCGCTGGAGCGCTGCCGCCAGCGCGGGGGCCGCGTGGTGGCGGTGGGCACGACGACCGTGCGCACGCTCGAATCGTGGGCCCTGAGCGGCCAGGCCACGGGCGACACGCGGATCTTCATCACGCCCGGCTTCGGCTTCCGGGTCGTGGACGTGCTGGTCACCAATTTCCACCTGCCCAAGAGCACGCTGATGATGCTGGTGAGCGCCTTCGCGGGCTACGAGCATGTGATGGGCCTGTACCGCCACGCCATCGCGCAGGGGTACCGGTTCTTCAGCTACGGCGACGCCATGCTGTTGCAGCGCCCGCAGCCGGCGCACTGA
- a CDS encoding Bug family tripartite tricarboxylate transporter substrate binding protein, translated as MNRLSLRPFLALVSVLGVAAALQATAARAADPFPSKPVRIVVGFSPGGSNDIVARLIAPKLADALGQPVVIDNRPGAGGNIAASAVLSAPPDGTTLLMCTTGTLSIQPHLIKSLPFNPETDLLPVTQIANAPYLLLVNAALPVKTVGELVQYARQRPGELNFASSGNGTGGHLAGEMLKSRAGIDIVHIAYKGTGSAMADVLSGQVSMIFDQPVSSMPNVRSGKLRLLAVASARRLPGFPDVPTVSETGVPNFDPVTWTGLCAAKGTPPAAIARVQQEVAKVLAMPEIAQRLVQDGLEPVGSTPRQFREFLVADKQKWGRVIQDAGVKLD; from the coding sequence ATGAACCGCCTGTCGCTTCGCCCCTTCCTCGCCCTCGTCTCGGTACTCGGAGTGGCCGCCGCGCTGCAGGCCACGGCCGCGCGGGCCGCGGACCCGTTTCCCTCCAAGCCGGTGCGCATCGTCGTCGGCTTCTCGCCGGGCGGCTCCAACGACATCGTCGCGCGGCTGATCGCCCCCAAGCTGGCCGACGCCCTGGGCCAGCCGGTCGTGATCGACAACCGGCCGGGCGCGGGCGGCAACATCGCCGCCTCGGCGGTGCTGTCGGCCCCGCCCGACGGGACCACGCTGCTGATGTGCACCACGGGCACGCTGTCGATCCAGCCGCACCTGATCAAGTCGCTGCCCTTCAATCCCGAGACGGATCTGCTGCCCGTCACGCAGATCGCCAACGCGCCTTACCTGCTGCTGGTGAATGCCGCGCTGCCGGTCAAGACCGTGGGCGAACTGGTCCAGTACGCCCGGCAAAGGCCCGGCGAGCTCAATTTCGCGTCGTCCGGCAACGGCACGGGTGGCCACCTAGCCGGCGAAATGCTCAAGTCGCGCGCAGGCATCGACATCGTGCACATCGCCTACAAGGGCACCGGCAGCGCCATGGCCGACGTGCTGTCGGGCCAGGTGTCGATGATCTTCGACCAACCGGTCAGCTCGATGCCGAACGTGCGCTCGGGCAAGCTGCGGCTGCTGGCCGTGGCCAGCGCCCGGCGGCTGCCCGGCTTTCCCGACGTGCCGACCGTGTCGGAGACGGGTGTGCCGAATTTCGACCCGGTGACCTGGACGGGCCTGTGCGCCGCCAAGGGCACGCCACCCGCGGCCATCGCGCGCGTGCAGCAGGAAGTGGCCAAGGTGCTGGCCATGCCCGAGATCGCCCAGCGCCTGGTGCAGGACGGCCTGGAGCCCGTCGGCAGCACGCCACGGCAGTTCCGGGAATTCCTGGTGGCGGACAAGCAGAAATGGGGCCGCGTGATCCAGGACGCCGGCGTCAAGCTCGACTGA
- a CDS encoding LysR family transcriptional regulator: MNITFRQLEAFFFSARLRSFSAAAARLHTTQSAISKRVAELEASCGTPLLHRTPRGLELTHAGRQLVPLAEESQRLRVRIEQEVSADHPLRGTFRVGVTELTALTWLTRFIQRVQEQHPALMLEPVVDAGLKLFEGLEANRIDLAIMPGTFWGAEYETVKVGQVEDLWVASPRLKIPKRPLLPHEFEAYPMLEQSTGASKNRFYAAWRAEHGFRFNQVFATNSTTVLRELTISGFGISQLALDYVREDIRQGLLRIVKSDPMPPPMVYSAVYRADSFSLPIRRMVDLAAQVCDFSLKANQASLNPPARPAKPSPPGRRRPPKA, encoded by the coding sequence ATGAACATCACCTTCCGGCAACTCGAAGCGTTCTTCTTCAGCGCCCGGCTTCGCAGCTTCAGTGCCGCGGCAGCGCGCCTGCACACCACCCAGTCCGCCATTTCCAAGCGCGTGGCCGAGCTGGAGGCCAGCTGCGGCACGCCGCTGCTGCACCGCACGCCGCGCGGCCTGGAACTCACGCATGCCGGACGGCAACTCGTGCCGCTGGCGGAGGAATCGCAGCGCCTGCGGGTTCGCATCGAGCAGGAGGTGAGCGCCGACCATCCGCTGCGCGGCACCTTCCGGGTGGGCGTGACCGAGCTGACGGCGCTCACCTGGCTCACGCGGTTCATCCAGCGCGTGCAGGAGCAGCATCCAGCGCTGATGCTGGAGCCGGTGGTGGATGCGGGGCTGAAACTGTTCGAGGGACTGGAGGCCAACCGCATCGACCTGGCCATCATGCCGGGCACGTTCTGGGGCGCGGAGTACGAAACCGTGAAGGTCGGGCAGGTCGAGGATTTGTGGGTGGCCAGCCCGCGCCTGAAGATCCCGAAGCGGCCGCTGCTGCCGCACGAGTTCGAGGCCTACCCGATGCTGGAGCAGTCCACCGGCGCCTCCAAGAACCGCTTCTACGCCGCCTGGCGCGCAGAGCACGGCTTTCGCTTCAACCAGGTTTTCGCCACCAACAGCACGACGGTGCTGCGCGAGCTGACCATCAGCGGCTTCGGCATCAGCCAGCTGGCCCTGGACTACGTGCGCGAGGACATCCGGCAGGGGCTGCTGCGCATCGTCAAAAGTGATCCCATGCCGCCGCCCATGGTCTACAGCGCGGTCTACCGGGCCGACAGCTTCAGCCTGCCGATCCGGCGCATGGTCGATCTGGCGGCCCAGGTGTGCGACTTTTCGTTGAAGGCCAACCAGGCCTCCCTGAACCCGCCGGCCAGGCCCGCCAAGCCCTCACCGCCCGGCCGCCGCCGGCCCCCCAAGGCCTGA
- a CDS encoding alpha/beta hydrolase family protein: MPRRLVLPLLALAAGVTQAAGLRMIEVPADAQGPALRGAVWTPCATPPGPVGIGPLTLEAVRNCPVQGAPLPLVIVSHGSGGTAFSHHDTAAALADAGFAVAAISHPGDNAQDLSRQGQLSAFATRPADMRRLTDYLLGAWPGHAELDPGRIGFFGFSRGGTTGLVALGAVPDFTQRPELCPAGSPIPLCTEIRNRSWPAVPAPDPRIRAAVIADPLNFFTPETLQAVKAPVQLWASALGGDGVTPGSVEALRRALPAAPEWHGVPQAGHFAFLAPCPASLAERLPALCRDAPGFDRSAFHAAFHREVIAFLRQQLAPAGASGPSAR, translated from the coding sequence CTGCCCCGCCGGCTGGTCCTGCCGCTGCTGGCCCTGGCCGCCGGGGTGACCCAGGCGGCGGGCCTGCGCATGATCGAGGTGCCTGCCGATGCCCAGGGCCCGGCATTGCGCGGCGCGGTCTGGACGCCCTGCGCCACACCGCCGGGGCCCGTCGGCATCGGCCCGCTCACCCTGGAGGCGGTGCGCAACTGCCCCGTGCAGGGCGCACCGCTGCCGCTGGTCATCGTCTCGCACGGCTCGGGCGGCACCGCCTTCAGCCACCACGACACGGCCGCGGCGCTGGCCGATGCGGGCTTTGCTGTCGCGGCCATCAGCCACCCGGGCGACAACGCGCAGGACCTGAGCCGCCAGGGCCAGCTTTCCGCCTTCGCCACGCGACCGGCCGACATGCGGCGGCTCACCGATTACCTGTTGGGCGCCTGGCCCGGCCACGCGGAGCTGGACCCCGGGCGCATCGGCTTCTTCGGGTTCTCCCGCGGCGGCACCACCGGGCTCGTGGCCCTGGGCGCGGTGCCGGACTTCACCCAGCGCCCCGAGCTGTGCCCGGCCGGCTCGCCCATCCCGCTGTGCACCGAGATCCGCAACCGCTCCTGGCCCGCGGTGCCCGCGCCGGACCCGCGCATCCGCGCCGCGGTGATCGCCGACCCGCTGAACTTCTTCACCCCCGAGACACTGCAGGCCGTGAAGGCCCCCGTGCAGCTGTGGGCCTCCGCGCTGGGCGGCGATGGCGTCACGCCAGGCAGCGTCGAGGCCCTGCGCCGCGCGCTGCCGGCTGCGCCCGAATGGCACGGGGTGCCCCAGGCCGGACATTTCGCGTTCCTCGCGCCCTGCCCCGCCTCCCTGGCCGAGCGGCTGCCCGCCCTTTGCCGCGATGCGCCCGGCTTCGACCGCAGCGCCTTCCATGCAGCGTTCCACCGCGAGGTGATCGCGTTCCTGCGCCAGCAGTTGGCGCCGGCCGGAGCCAGCGGCCCTTCGGCCCGCTAG
- a CDS encoding pyridoxal phosphate-dependent aminotransferase, which yields MLHIAPRLHRIQPSPSSMAGQRARALRAQGRDILGLTAGEPDFDTPDHIREAAVRAMAAGQTRYTDVGGTPALREAIAHKFRTENGLDYGVNEIIVGTGAKQVIFNALMCTVAEGDEVIVPAPYWVSYPDVVRLAGGVPVFVEGPEALGFKLQPADLERAITPRTRWLVLNSPNNPSGATYCAAELAALADVLERHPHVWVLTDDIYEHLIYDGAAFATIAQVAPALKARTLTVNGVSKAYAMTGWRIGYGAGPAQLIQAMVKLQSQSTSGANAIAQAAAVAALTGPQDFVAQSRRIFQERRDTVLQALNAIDGLHCHRPQGAFYLFASCSALWGLRTPQGTLIRSSDDWILHLLESENLAALQGSAYGVGTHFRISFAAGTDELLEGCRRIARARASLVA from the coding sequence ATGCTCCACATCGCGCCCCGCCTTCACCGCATCCAGCCATCCCCCAGCTCCATGGCGGGCCAGCGCGCCCGCGCCCTGCGGGCGCAGGGGCGGGACATTCTTGGCCTGACGGCGGGCGAGCCCGACTTCGATACGCCCGATCACATCCGGGAGGCCGCCGTCCGCGCCATGGCCGCGGGCCAGACGCGCTACACCGACGTGGGCGGCACGCCGGCGCTGCGCGAGGCGATCGCGCACAAGTTCCGAACCGAGAACGGGCTGGACTACGGCGTGAACGAGATCATCGTAGGCACGGGCGCCAAGCAGGTGATCTTCAACGCCCTCATGTGCACGGTGGCCGAGGGCGACGAGGTCATCGTGCCCGCACCCTATTGGGTGTCCTACCCCGACGTGGTGCGGCTGGCGGGCGGCGTGCCCGTGTTCGTGGAGGGACCCGAGGCGCTCGGCTTCAAGCTGCAGCCGGCCGACCTGGAGCGGGCCATCACGCCCAGGACGCGCTGGCTGGTCCTCAACTCGCCCAACAACCCGAGCGGCGCCACGTACTGCGCCGCCGAACTGGCCGCGCTGGCCGACGTGCTGGAACGGCACCCGCATGTCTGGGTGTTGACGGACGACATCTACGAGCACCTCATCTACGACGGCGCCGCCTTCGCCACCATCGCCCAGGTGGCCCCCGCGCTGAAAGCCCGCACCCTCACCGTCAACGGCGTGTCCAAGGCCTATGCTATGACCGGCTGGCGCATCGGGTACGGGGCCGGGCCGGCGCAACTCATCCAGGCCATGGTCAAGCTGCAGTCCCAAAGCACCTCGGGCGCCAACGCCATCGCGCAGGCCGCAGCGGTGGCGGCGCTGACGGGCCCGCAGGATTTCGTGGCGCAGAGCCGGCGCATCTTCCAGGAGCGCCGCGATACCGTGCTGCAGGCGCTGAACGCCATCGATGGCCTGCACTGCCACCGGCCGCAGGGCGCCTTCTACCTGTTCGCCTCCTGCAGCGCGTTGTGGGGCCTGCGCACGCCCCAGGGCACGCTCATCCGCAGCAGCGACGACTGGATCCTGCACCTGCTGGAGTCCGAAAACCTCGCCGCGCTGCAGGGCAGCGCGTACGGGGTCGGCACGCATTTCCGCATCTCGTTCGCCGCCGGCACCGACGAGCTGCTGGAAGGATGCCGGCGCATCGCCCGCGCCCGTGCATCGCTGGTCGCCTGA
- a CDS encoding AraC family transcriptional regulator — MPPPRASNDPAGAVRTYAMVERSSHLDFDIRDQSGRTPLTQPHKHEYFQIQVNLEGHTQHHIGGVARPFTARTLSFVLPHRMHFVPHPPGTRWLVVNFSQRFLWPGLAVDPLDLEDVPLALAPELAPFQFQEHLDFTFDESGFEAVQALLDTLQRENAARRLASLACIRGGLLQLLALTCQRWEGELRALAAAQAQRGSRRAAMARLLRYLRGELAGDPTLADAAEAACLSPNYLAHLIKKETGKTFTELLTERRLALAQELLLATGERIGEIARRCGFADEAYFARRFRQWHGLSPSAWRAQRLRELQGTAVAVPGSVQVLR; from the coding sequence ATGCCGCCGCCGCGCGCCAGCAACGATCCCGCGGGTGCCGTGCGCACCTACGCGATGGTGGAGCGCTCCAGCCACCTCGATTTCGACATCCGCGACCAGAGCGGCCGCACGCCGCTCACGCAGCCGCACAAACACGAGTATTTCCAGATCCAGGTGAACCTGGAAGGCCACACGCAGCACCACATCGGCGGCGTGGCCCGGCCGTTCACCGCGCGCACCCTGAGCTTCGTGCTGCCGCACCGCATGCACTTCGTGCCGCACCCGCCGGGCACGCGCTGGCTGGTGGTGAACTTCAGCCAGCGCTTCCTGTGGCCCGGCCTGGCCGTGGACCCGCTCGATCTGGAAGACGTGCCGCTGGCCCTGGCGCCGGAGCTGGCGCCGTTCCAGTTCCAGGAGCACCTGGACTTCACCTTCGACGAAAGCGGCTTCGAGGCCGTGCAGGCGCTGCTGGACACCCTGCAGCGCGAGAACGCGGCGCGGCGCCTGGCCTCGCTGGCGTGCATCCGCGGTGGCCTGCTGCAGCTGCTGGCGCTGACCTGCCAGCGCTGGGAAGGCGAGTTGCGCGCGCTGGCCGCGGCCCAGGCGCAGCGCGGCAGCCGCCGCGCGGCCATGGCCCGGCTGCTGCGCTACCTGCGCGGCGAACTGGCCGGCGACCCCACGCTGGCCGACGCGGCCGAGGCCGCCTGCCTGTCCCCCAACTACCTGGCCCACCTCATCAAGAAGGAAACCGGCAAGACCTTCACCGAGTTGCTGACCGAACGCCGGCTCGCCCTGGCGCAGGAACTGCTGCTGGCCACGGGCGAGCGCATCGGCGAGATCGCACGGCGCTGCGGCTTTGCCGACGAGGCGTATTTCGCCCGGCGCTTTCGGCAGTGGCACGGCCTGAGCCCCAGCGCCTGGCGCGCGCAGCGGCTACGCGAACTGCAGGGCACGGCCGTGGCGGTGCCCGGTTCCGTCCAAGTCTTGCGCTGA
- a CDS encoding fumarylacetoacetate hydrolase family protein — translation MTSSATVGGALAAGCASVTATPSQPAPFLLSVPAVPIAGSREVFPVHRIYCIGRNYAAHAREMGSDPTREAPFFFQKPNDAVQFVPPGTTVDHPYPALTRNYHYEVELVAALHSGGRNIAPEQALQHVYGYAVGLDMTRRDLQGDMKDQRKPWEIGKSFDLSAPIGPIHRAAQTGHFPRGAITLSVNGTVKQSADLAQMIWSVAEQISNLSQAFELKAGDLIYSGTPENVGAVVRGDLMVAHIDGLPDLSLRVV, via the coding sequence ATGACCTCTTCCGCCACCGTGGGCGGCGCCCTGGCCGCAGGCTGCGCCAGCGTGACCGCCACTCCGTCCCAACCCGCGCCGTTTTTGCTGAGCGTGCCGGCCGTGCCCATCGCCGGCAGCCGCGAAGTCTTTCCGGTGCACCGCATCTACTGCATCGGCCGCAACTACGCGGCCCATGCGCGCGAGATGGGGTCCGACCCCACGCGCGAGGCGCCGTTCTTCTTCCAAAAGCCCAACGACGCGGTGCAGTTCGTGCCGCCGGGCACCACGGTGGACCACCCATACCCCGCCCTCACCCGCAACTACCACTACGAGGTGGAGCTGGTGGCCGCCCTGCACAGCGGCGGGCGCAACATCGCGCCGGAGCAGGCGCTGCAGCACGTGTACGGCTATGCCGTGGGCCTGGACATGACGCGGCGCGACCTGCAAGGCGACATGAAGGACCAGAGGAAGCCCTGGGAGATCGGCAAGAGCTTCGACCTGTCGGCCCCCATCGGCCCGATCCACCGCGCGGCGCAGACCGGCCACTTTCCCAGGGGCGCCATCACGCTGTCGGTGAACGGCACGGTCAAGCAGAGCGCCGACCTGGCGCAGATGATCTGGAGCGTGGCCGAGCAGATCAGCAACCTGTCGCAGGCGTTCGAGCTCAAGGCCGGCGATCTGATTTACAGCGGCACGCCCGAGAACGTGGGCGCCGTGGTGCGCGGGGACCTCATGGTGGCGCACATCGACGGCCTGCCGGACCTCTCGCTGCGCGTGGTCTGA
- a CDS encoding DMT family transporter — protein MHALRSRGAAVAGIGLTVGACACFAVLDATTKWVSAAVPLFMALWLRYLFQALLTTVFVLQREGVAVLRTTQPRFQALRAVLFAATSLFGFISIQHLPLAEFTAIVAATPLCVTVVAALWLHQRVSAPRWALVVLGLAGTLAIIRPGGEAFTWAMLWPLCLLATGTGYQVISSKMAGHESPATTQLYTGWLAAALVSVGVPFAWTAIADPWLWAGMFAMGLSSAVGHMLLLKAYARTTPVTIAPFLYSQIGFAMLAGWLLFRHVPDAWSLAGIAAIVLSGAASAWLTVRETR, from the coding sequence CTGCACGCCCTGCGCAGCCGCGGCGCCGCGGTGGCGGGCATCGGCCTCACCGTGGGCGCCTGCGCGTGCTTCGCGGTGCTGGACGCCACCACCAAATGGGTCAGCGCCGCCGTGCCGCTCTTCATGGCGCTGTGGCTGCGCTACCTGTTCCAGGCGCTGCTGACCACGGTGTTCGTGCTGCAGCGCGAAGGCGTGGCCGTGCTGCGCACCACGCAGCCGCGGTTCCAGGCGCTGCGCGCGGTGCTGTTCGCCGCCACGAGCCTCTTCGGCTTCATCAGCATCCAGCACCTGCCGCTGGCCGAGTTCACCGCCATCGTGGCGGCCACGCCGCTGTGCGTGACGGTGGTGGCGGCGCTGTGGTTGCACCAGCGGGTGAGCGCGCCGCGCTGGGCGCTGGTGGTCCTGGGGCTGGCGGGCACGCTGGCCATCATCCGCCCGGGGGGCGAGGCGTTCACCTGGGCCATGCTCTGGCCGCTGTGCCTGCTGGCCACCGGCACAGGCTACCAGGTCATCAGCAGCAAGATGGCCGGGCACGAGAGCCCTGCCACCACGCAGCTCTACACCGGCTGGCTGGCCGCGGCGCTGGTGTCGGTGGGCGTGCCGTTCGCCTGGACCGCCATCGCGGACCCGTGGCTGTGGGCCGGCATGTTCGCCATGGGACTGTCGAGCGCCGTGGGGCACATGCTGCTGCTCAAGGCCTATGCGCGCACGACGCCGGTGACGATCGCGCCGTTCCTCTACAGCCAGATCGGCTTCGCGATGCTCGCCGGCTGGCTGCTGTTCCGCCATGTGCCGGACGCCTGGTCGCTGGCGGGCATCGCGGCCATCGTGCTCAGCGGGGCCGCCAGTGCCTGGCTCACCGTGCGCGAGACGCGGTAG